A region from the Pelodiscus sinensis isolate JC-2024 chromosome 11, ASM4963464v1, whole genome shotgun sequence genome encodes:
- the LOC102454736 gene encoding cathepsin F-like codes for MLLLLLIGLLLPAALGAGAPRELDAARDPAALEAARFALESYGRAAEQRGGQARLGAIRRAQAQVVNGIKYYLDVTLLKSPCSQHGFTNQEAATCENSVEPEQISCHFEVWSQPWMNRQRLVKQECRPAEPSEKVQSAAPLEAEELTHAKAPEEPVHLEALSQNASVQLISLFKDFLTTYKKSYKDQRETKKRLLIFAENLEKARTIQELDQGTAEYGVTKFSDLTEDEFRNLYLNPLLAKLPGRPMKPAAIPSDPPPTEWDWREHGAVTEVKDQGMCGSCWAFSVTGNVEGQWFLHRGSLVSLSEQELVDCDGLDHACGGGLPSNAYEAIEQLGGLETEGDYSYEGHKQSCSFSTTKVAVYINSSVEISRDETEIAAWLAKNGPISIALNAFAMQFYRRGVSHPFRLLCNPWMIDHAVLLVGYGTRDHTPFWAIKNSWGKNWGEQGYYYLYRGSRACGMNTMCSSAVVD; via the exons atgctgctgctgctgctgatcgGGCTGCTGCTGCCCGCTGCGCTAGGGGCTGGGGCGCCGCGGGAGCTAGACGCCGCCCGGGATCCGGCGGCCCTAGAGGCGGCTCGCTTTGCCCTGGAGAGCTACGGCCGGGCAGCGGAGCAGCGCGGGGGCCAGGCCCGGCTGGGGGCCATCCGGAGGGCGCaggcccag GTGGTGAATGGGATCAAGTACTATCTGGATGTGACCCTGCTGAAGTCACCGTGcagccagcatggattcacaaaccAGGAAGCTGCCACCTGTGAAAATTCAGTGGAGCCAGAGCAAATA TCCTGTCACTTTGAGGTCTGGAGTCAACCCTGGATGAACAGGCAGAGGCTGGTGAAGCAGGAGTGTCGTCCAGCTG AGCCGTCAGAGAAGGTCCAAAGTGCAGCACCCCTGGAGGCAGAAGAGCTGACTCATGCCAAGGCACCGGAAGAGCCTGTTCACTTGGAGGCCCTTTCCCAG AATGCATCCGTCCAGCTGATCTCACTGTTCAAAGACTTCCTGACCACCTACAAGAAGAGCTACAAGGATCAAAGAG AAACCAAGAAGCGTTTGCTGATCTTCGCGGAGAACCTGGAAAAAGCTCGGACGATCCAAGAGCTGGACCAGGGCACAGCTGAGTACGGAGTCACCAAGTTCAGCGACCTGACAG AGGATGAATTTCGCAACCTGTACCTGAATCCGCTACTGGCTAAACTCCCGGGCCGGCCCATGAAACCAGCTGCCATCCCCAGTGACCCACCTCCCACCGAATGGGACTGGCGGGAACATGGGGCTGTCACTGAAGTCAAGGACCAG GGCATGTGCGGCTCCTGCTGGGCTTTCTCTGTTACCGGCAACGTGGAAGGACAGTGGTTCCTGCACAGAGGCTCTCTCGTCTCGCTCTCGGAGCAGG AGCTGGTGGACTGCGATGGACTGGACCACGCCTGTGGAGGGGGGCTGCCTTCCAATGCTTATGAGGCCATTGAGCAACTAG GCGGCCTGGAGACAGAGGGTGACTACAGCTACGAGGGCCACAAGCAGAGCTGCAGTTTCTCCACCACCAAGGTGGCGGTCTACATCAACAGCTCTGTGGAGATCTCCCGGGACGAGACCG AGATCGCGGCGTGGCTGGCGaagaacggccccatttccattgCACTCAACGCTTTCGCCATGCAG TTCTACAGGAGGGGGGTCTCGCACCCCTTCAGGCTCCTTTGCAACCCCTGGATGATTGACCACGCTGTGCTGTTGGTGGGCTATGGGACAC GTGACCACACCCCCTTCTGGGCCATCAAAAACAGCTGGGGCAAGAACTGGGGCGAGCAG GGCTACTACTACCTGTACCGGGGCAGCAGGGCCTGCGGGATGAACACCATGTGCAGCTCAGCTGTGGTGGACTAG
- the BANF1 gene encoding barrier-to-autointegration factor isoform X1: MNLAPASMSSTSQKHRDFVAEPMGEKPVGTLAGIGDVLGKKLADKGFDKAYVVLGQFLVLKKDEELFREWLKDTCGANAKQSRDCSGCLREWCDAFL; encoded by the exons ATGA ATCTAGCACCAGCCAGTATGTCGTCCACCTCCCAGAAGCATCGGGACTTCGTGGCTGAGCCTATGGGCGAGAAGCCTGTGGGGACTCTGGCTGGAATTGGGGATGTTCTTGGAAAGAAGCTGGCAGACAAAGGTTTTGACAAG gCATATGTGGTACTTGGGCAATTCCTGGTTCTGAAGAAAGATGAAGAACTCTTCCGGGAGTGGCTGAAAGACACGTGTGGCGCCAACGCCAAGCAATCCAGGGACTGTTCGGGCTGCCTGCGGGAGTGGTGCGATGCCTTCTTGTGA
- the BANF1 gene encoding barrier-to-autointegration factor isoform X2 — MSSTSQKHRDFVAEPMGEKPVGTLAGIGDVLGKKLADKGFDKAYVVLGQFLVLKKDEELFREWLKDTCGANAKQSRDCSGCLREWCDAFL; from the exons ATGTCGTCCACCTCCCAGAAGCATCGGGACTTCGTGGCTGAGCCTATGGGCGAGAAGCCTGTGGGGACTCTGGCTGGAATTGGGGATGTTCTTGGAAAGAAGCTGGCAGACAAAGGTTTTGACAAG gCATATGTGGTACTTGGGCAATTCCTGGTTCTGAAGAAAGATGAAGAACTCTTCCGGGAGTGGCTGAAAGACACGTGTGGCGCCAACGCCAAGCAATCCAGGGACTGTTCGGGCTGCCTGCGGGAGTGGTGCGATGCCTTCTTGTGA